The Mycobacterium seoulense genomic interval CGGCTGGTAAGACCTACACCGCCCCGTCATAGCCGTGTTGCCGCCACGCCTCGTAGACCGCGACGGCCGCGGCGTTGGACAGGTTCAGTGATCGGCGGCCCGCGAGCATCGGGATGCGCACCCGCTCGGTGATGTGCGGATCGGCCAGCGTCGTGGCGTCCAGGCCCGTGGGCTCGGGCCCGAACAGCAGCACGTCGCCCGCCCGGTAACCGACGTCGGCGAACGAGGTGGCCGACTGCGCGGTGAAGGCGAACACCCGCGCCGGCGAGAGCGCGTCCCACGCGGCCTGAAGCGACGGGTGGACGGTGACCGACGCCAGGTCGTGATAGTCCAGCCCCGCCCGCCGGAGCTGCGGCTCGGACAGGTCGAACCCCAGCGGCTCGACCAGATGCAGTTCGCAGCCGGTGGCCGCCGCGGTCCGGATGGCGTTGCCCGTATTCGGGGGGATGCGCGGGGAGTAGAACATCAGCTTGAACACAACGCGATAATGGTCGCATGGTCGAGCAGAGCCTCTGGATGCGGAAAGTCGCTGCCGATCCCGGACACTCGCACTGGTATATCGAGCGGTTCCGCGC includes:
- a CDS encoding tRNA (cytidine(34)-2'-O)-methyltransferase is translated as MFKLMFYSPRIPPNTGNAIRTAAATGCELHLVEPLGFDLSEPQLRRAGLDYHDLASVTVHPSLQAAWDALSPARVFAFTAQSATSFADVGYRAGDVLLFGPEPTGLDATTLADPHITERVRIPMLAGRRSLNLSNAAAVAVYEAWRQHGYDGAV